One genomic window of Lepeophtheirus salmonis chromosome 5, UVic_Lsal_1.4, whole genome shotgun sequence includes the following:
- the LOC121118981 gene encoding protein spartin, translating into MAEIKTLHTPEKSDEGLFQLEMAVAIDQANYPIDEVIKGYSIALRQIKSRGDWPEAELQIKFRLKELKNEAIPTLVNEDVILPSSANILFSIEGLPLKLFYVQSNQNLFQDHQVNGLYIYKFNDSLDDNDSPTFLQISSWIYPLARGKSSIFRSPDGNYLFPDLVKSNWDNAIGLIFSKALTIDQKSMFDNMLNELVRPPGSMEQYETFSSQMSFGLVKGAEAIGVSMVNGAINTSAALHSLTDNLKNKMSPQEEPLRVNPFVKTSLHVANWCTEKGVISTGFLLSKVGTGTLVLGKMLAPLVQTQSVKALSYLQNQPEERSKKQFDILSNVVDGTVTAVSTLYTAVENSAKVIAKNAANSTVQVVTHKYGVDVGDATNSALSSVGNAYLTAYNAGALTVKGVAKRTVKDTSKLSLNVSEDLVAGKVDPLKVMDKPKLDEEL; encoded by the exons ATGGCAGAAATTAAAACATTACATACACCTGAAAAAAGTGATGAGGGCTTATTCCAACTGGAAATGGCTGTGGCCATCGACCAGGCAAATTATCCTATTGATGAG GTAATAAAAGGTTATTCCATCGCTCTTAGACAAATAAAGAGTCGCGGAGATTGGCCTGAGGCTGAATTACAAATCAAATTTAGACtcaaagaattgaaaaatgaagCTATTCCAACACTTGTGAACGAGGATGTGATTTTACCTTCTAGtgcaaatatacttttttccattGAAGGGCTacctttgaaattgttttatgtACAATCCAATCAAAATCTCTTTCAAGATCATCAAGTTAACggtttatacatttataaatttaatg ATAGCTTAGATGATAATGACTCTCCCACATTTCTCCAGATTTCATCATGGATATACCCTCTCGCTCGAGGTAAAAGTTCCATTTTCAGATCTCCTGATGGAAATTACTTGTTCCCTGATCTGGTTAAAAGTAACTGGG ATAATGCTATTGGTctcatattttcaaaagctttgacaattgatcaaaaatcaatGTTTGATAATATGCTGAATGAGCTTGTTAGACCACCTGGATCTATGGAGCAATATGAAACATTTTCCTCACAAATGTCTTTTGGACTTGTTAAAGGAGCTGAAGCTATTGGTGTTAGTATGGTAAACGGTGCAATAAATACTAGTGCAGCCCTTCATTCCTTGACAGAcaacctaaaaaataaaatgtctccGCAAGAAGAACCCCTTAGAGTGAATCCATTTGTGAAAACTTCTCTACATGTTGCAAATTGGTGTACTGAAAAAGGTGTCATTTCCACTGGATTTTTGCTTTCGAAAGTTGGAACGGGTACATTGGTTCTTGGAAAGATGCTAGCTCCACTTGTTCAAACACAATCCGTGAAGGCATTGTCTTACTTACAGAATCAACCGGAAGAGAGGAGTAAAAAGCAATTTGATATTCTCTCAAATGTTGTTGATGGAACTGTCACAGCTGTATCTACTCTTTATACTGCAGTTGAAAATTCAGCAAAAGTTATAGCAAAAAATGCTGCTAATAGCACTGTCCAGGTTGTCACCCATAAATATGGAGTTGATGTTGGAGATGCGACTAACTCTGCATTATCAAGTGTCGGGAATGCATATTTAACTGCTTATAACGCTGGTGCCTTAACTGTAAAAGGTGTGGCTAAACGAACTGTCAAAGACACAAGCAAGCTCTCGTTGAATGTGTCCGAGGATTTAGTCGCCGGAAAAGTTGATCCATTGAAGGTGATGGATAAACCCAAACTCGACGAGGAATTATAA
- the LOC121117539 gene encoding uncharacterized protein: MEDIPIIELDSLEFGNEESWLVSAPCSSTSTEDFNFTKDISPPPALRPSSTLRKKTLLQKIDEINNRSNYYSNGYTSPRRQLCSTPVRNNPMELYTSPINFQCSDFQKSSHHAFDSRTFTRKAGAKVEKKLLSFSTDETDCLLFDKKLNLTFEKLDLNYTFDKGPASSSESNNSAFTKADEGLNRTYCADESNPVNLTYDATNSDSLPVLNENNNLNTTFQLKRNDSINSNRKMSEDRLSSSSIPADGNMCLSREESSSHGELDDALSTTSDSSVSHRLNDVGDVQHIAKLQEESLKESPIVQSQQQSYIRSATISPSSEHSPLTEEGNPVYDPSEDGSLVNDNVGNCPPSNTNNVRYQQYSSQDSLPDSPYSSQSLDSQPASGQDRLRRSMPNLNKIRQNRGRGGTRGLPVPPSMGGRPAYYGPDSGHALTHRRSLAGMYQQRSHTTRGGVLTHQSASDSNLRNRSVSTVAAPRPLMGPPLSVIRSTGIPRPGSRIPAPSGIPRSSGIPKPSSGSGSRLPTSLRKTSLSGIHRPGQYN, from the exons ATGGAGGACATCCCCATTATTGAGTTAGACTCCTTGGAGTTTGGGAATGAGGAGTCATG GCTTGTTTCTGCTCCATGCTCAAGCACCTCCACTGAGGATTTTAACTTTACAAAAGACATCTCCCCACCTCCTGCTCTACGCCCCTCCTCCACTCTTCGAAAGAAAACtctcttacaaaaaattgacgAAATTAATAATCGATCCAATTATTACTCCAATGGCTACACATCACCACGTCGTCAATTGTGCAGTACTCCTGTGAGAAATAATCCAATGGAGCTTTATACGAGTCCAATTAACTTTCAAT GTTCGGATTTTCAAAAGAGTTCCCATCATGCTTTTGATTCTCGTACATTTACTCGTAAAGCTGGAGCAAAGGtcgaaaaaaagttattgtcaTTCTCAACGGATGAAACGGACTGTCTTTTGTTCGACAAGAAGTTAAATCTAACGTTTGAAAAACTTGATTTGAATTATACATTTGACAAGGGCCCCGCCTCATCTTCTGAATCTAACAATTCTGCATTTACCAAAGCTGACGAAGGTCTTAATCGAACTTATTGTGCTGATGAATCTAACCCTGTCAATCTGACCTATGACGCTACTAATTCCGATTCTCTCCCAGTTCTCAATGAAAACAATAACCTTAACACTACCTTCCAATTGAAACGAAATGATTCCATTAACAGCAATAGAAAAATGTCAGAGGATCGTTTAAGCTCCTCTTCTATTCCAGCTGATGGAAATATGTGTTTATCGAGGGAAGAGTCATCTAGTCATGGCGAATTAGATGATGCACTTTCTACTACATCAGACAGTTCCGTCTCTCACAGGCTTAATGATGTAGGAGATGTTCAACATATCGCTAAACTTCAGGAAGAAA GTTTAAAAGAGTCGCCTATCGTTCAAAGTCAACAACAATCATACATCAGATCTGCAACAATTTCACCTAGTTCTGAACACAGTCCTCTAACTGAAGAAGGTAATCCAGTGTACGACCCTTCAGAAGACGGAAGCTTAGTTAATGATAATGTAGGGAATTGTCCACCTAGTAACACAAATAATGTTAGATACCAACAGTATTCCAGCCAAGACTCCTTGCCTGATTCTCCATACAGCAGTCAAAGTTTGGATTCCCAACCAGCTTCTGGACAAG ATCGTCTCAGACGTTCTATGCCGAATTTGAACAAAATCCGACAAAATAGAGGAAGAGGAGGAACTAGAGGATTGCCTGTTCCTCCTTCAATGGGTGGGCGGCCTGCTTATTACGGTCCAGATTCTGGGCATGCTTTAACACATCGACGAAGCCTTGCAGGAATGTATCAACAGCGTTCCCATACAACACGAGGAGGTGTTTTAACTCATCAATCAGCGTCTGATTCT AATTTACGCAATCGATCTGTCTCAACAGTGGCTGCCCCGCGACCCTTGATGGGTCCACCATTATCTGTGATTCGATCGACTGGAATACCACGACCTGGATCCAGGATACCAGCTCCTTCTGGGATTCCCAGATCCAGTGGAATTCCAAAGCCTAGTAGTGGTAGTGGTTCTCGTTTACCCACGTCATTGAGAAAAACCTCTTTGAGTGGAATTCATCGACCTGGACAAtataattga